The Armatimonadota bacterium genomic sequence TCCCCCACCTCCTCGAACACCACCTCCACGGGCATGCCGATGCGCACCGACTCCGCAGGGCAGCGCACCAGCTGTCCCAGAACCCGCACGCCCTCCGGGAAGTCCACGTACACGAGTACATAGGGCGTGCGGAACTCCGGGGTGGACTGGTGCACCACGGTGTACGTGTACACCACGCCCCGGCCGCTCAAAGGCGCAACTTCCACCTCCGCGCCGTGGCAACGGGCGCACACCTCAGGTGGAGGGAAATGCCATGCGCCGCATGACCGACACCGGCCTCCCAGAAGCTTCCCCCGGCCCTCCTCGAGCCGGATCACCTCCGGCCGAAGCGGTACGAGGGCGTGCGGGCCCAGCTCCGACATCCTCCCCTCCCCTACGAGGCGCCTCCCAGGCTCCGTCCCCCACACACGTACAGGACCTGGCCCGTGATGTAGCTGGCCTCCTCAGACGCGAAGAACACCACGGCATGGGCCACGTCCTCGGGTGTACCGATGCGGCCCACGGGGACGGTCTGCACCAGCCAGTGCTGCACGTCCTCCTTCAGGCTCCGAAACAGCGGCGTGTCGATGAGAGCGGGGGCGATGCAGTTCACCGTGATGCCGAACTTGGCCAGCTCCAACGCCAGGGTCCGGGTGAGGCTCACCACGCCCCCCTTGCTGGCCGCGTAGTTGGCCTGACCCGGCCCGCCCAGCCAGGCCCGGCTGGAGATGTTCACGATGCGGCCGTACTTGCGTTCCATCATGTGCGGCACCACCGCCTGGCAGCACAGGAACTGGCTTTTGAGGTTCACCCGCAGGACCTCGTCCCAGTCCTCCTCGCTCATCTTCACCAGCCACCGGTCCCGGGCGATGCCCGCGTTGTTCACCAGGATGTCCACCTGCCCGAAGGCCTCCAGGGCCCGGCTGGCCAGCTGTTCGGCCCCCTCCTTGCGGCCCACATCCGCCACCACCGCGATGGCCTGCCCGCCCGCCTCCCGGATGCGGGCGGCCACCTGCTCCGCCCGCTCCGCCACCACGTCGTTCACCACCACCCGGGCGCCCTCCGCGGCCAGACGCCGTGCGATCCCCTTCCCGATGCCCTGCCCCGCCCCTGTGACGATGGCTACCCGATCCCGCACACCCACGACGCCTCCCTCCTTTCGCTACCGGCCCACGAACCGGGGCTCCCGTGAAGCTGAGCCCGCTTTCCAGGTCAACGTCCAGGCTCAGGTTCACCGCCCACTTGGCGTAGCGCAGGGAAAGCGGGGCTTTCCGGCCGATCTCCCGGGCCAGGGCTTTTGCCTCCTCCAGGTACTGATCCACGGGAGCTACCCGGTTCACGAGTCCCATCTGGTACGCCTCGTGGGCGCTGATGCGCCGCCCCGTGAAGATGAATTCCTTGGCCCGCGCCGGCCCTACCAGGCGCGTGAGCCTTTGGGTACCGCCCGCTCCCGGCATGCTCCCCACGTTGGCCTCGGGAAGCCCGAACTGCACCTTCTCGGAAGCCACCCGGAGGCCGCAGGCCAGCGCCAGTTCCAGC encodes the following:
- a CDS encoding Zn-ribbon domain-containing OB-fold protein, which encodes MSELGPHALVPLRPEVIRLEEGRGKLLGGRCRSCGAWHFPPPEVCARCHGAEVEVAPLSGRGVVYTYTVVHQSTPEFRTPYVLVYVDFPEGVRVLGQLVRCPAESVRIGMPVEVVFEEVGEDAEGRKVVGWRFQPASPAREGSG
- a CDS encoding beta-ketoacyl-ACP reductase, whose amino-acid sequence is MGVRDRVAIVTGAGQGIGKGIARRLAAEGARVVVNDVVAERAEQVAARIREAGGQAIAVVADVGRKEGAEQLASRALEAFGQVDILVNNAGIARDRWLVKMSEEDWDEVLRVNLKSQFLCCQAVVPHMMERKYGRIVNISSRAWLGGPGQANYAASKGGVVSLTRTLALELAKFGITVNCIAPALIDTPLFRSLKEDVQHWLVQTVPVGRIGTPEDVAHAVVFFASEEASYITGQVLYVCGGRSLGGAS